In a genomic window of Rhodovulum sp. P5:
- a CDS encoding SUF system Fe-S cluster assembly protein: MSEPQEKLEGTPLIKPSSTDHPLYDQIVEACRSVFDPEIPVNIYDLGLIYTIDIDDENAVTIIMTLTAPGCPVAGEMPGWLAEAIEPVAGVNRVNVEITWDPPWGMDMMSDEARLELGFM; the protein is encoded by the coding sequence ATGTCCGAGCCGCAGGAAAAGCTGGAGGGCACGCCCCTCATCAAGCCGTCTTCGACGGACCATCCGCTTTACGATCAGATCGTGGAGGCATGCCGCAGTGTCTTCGACCCCGAGATCCCTGTGAACATCTACGATCTCGGCCTGATCTACACCATCGACATCGATGACGAGAACGCGGTGACAATCATCATGACGCTGACCGCGCCCGGCTGTCCCGTGGCGGGCGAAATGCCCGGCTGGCTGGCCGAGGCGATCGAACCCGTGGCCGGGGTCAACCGCGTCAATGTCGAAATCACGTGGGACCCGCCCTGGGGCATGGACATGATGTCCGACGAGGCGCGTCTCGAATTGGGCTTCATGTAA
- a CDS encoding TRAP transporter large permease: MDVALLFAMVVGFLLIGVPIAVSLGMASMLFLLAFSDASLASIAQSMYQAMAGHYTLLAIPFFILASSFMSTGGVARRIIRFSIACVGHLRGGLAIAGVFACMMFAALSGSSPATVVAIGSIVIAAMRKVGYTRDFAAGVICNAGTLGILIPPSIVMVVYASATDVSVGRMFLAGVIPGLVAGLMLMAAIYIMAHIRNMPKGEWQGWGEVAASFREAFWGLMLIVIIMGGIYGIPGVTGAIFTPTEAAAVSSVYAFLIAVFVYRDMGPLAARDGGAPKTLLQRPWALVTGFVHRDTQRTLLDAAKLTIMLMFIIANALILKHVLTDEQIPQKIAGAMLEAGFGKIMFLIVVNLILLIGGQFMEPSGLIVIVAPLVFPIAIELGVDPIHLGIIMVVNMEIGMITPPVGLNLFVTSGVAGMPMMRVVKAALPFLGVLFVFLILVTYVPWLSTWLPTSLMGPEIITN; the protein is encoded by the coding sequence ATGGATGTCGCACTGCTTTTCGCCATGGTCGTCGGCTTCCTGCTGATCGGCGTGCCCATCGCGGTATCGCTTGGCATGGCGTCGATGCTGTTCCTGCTGGCCTTCTCCGATGCCTCGCTCGCTTCCATTGCGCAGTCGATGTATCAGGCGATGGCAGGGCACTATACACTTCTGGCCATCCCGTTCTTCATCCTTGCGTCTTCGTTCATGTCCACCGGTGGCGTGGCACGGCGGATCATCCGTTTCTCCATTGCCTGTGTGGGGCATCTGCGCGGCGGGCTGGCGATTGCGGGCGTCTTCGCCTGCATGATGTTTGCCGCACTGTCGGGGTCGTCACCCGCAACCGTTGTGGCCATCGGCTCCATCGTCATCGCGGCGATGCGGAAGGTGGGATATACGCGGGACTTCGCGGCGGGTGTAATCTGTAACGCGGGCACCCTTGGCATCCTGATCCCGCCCTCCATCGTGATGGTCGTCTATGCGTCTGCCACGGATGTCTCTGTCGGGCGGATGTTCCTTGCCGGTGTCATCCCGGGCCTTGTCGCCGGTCTGATGCTGATGGCTGCGATCTATATCATGGCCCATATCCGCAACATGCCCAAGGGTGAGTGGCAGGGCTGGGGGGAGGTCGCGGCGTCGTTCCGCGAAGCCTTCTGGGGCCTGATGCTGATCGTCATCATCATGGGCGGCATCTACGGCATTCCCGGCGTCACCGGGGCCATATTCACCCCGACCGAGGCCGCGGCGGTCTCCTCGGTCTATGCGTTCCTGATTGCCGTCTTCGTCTATCGGGACATGGGGCCCTTGGCCGCTCGCGATGGTGGCGCGCCGAAGACGCTGCTGCAGCGGCCCTGGGCGCTGGTGACTGGGTTCGTGCACCGCGATACGCAGCGCACGCTTCTGGATGCGGCGAAGCTGACCATCATGCTGATGTTCATCATCGCCAACGCGCTGATCCTGAAGCATGTCCTGACCGACGAGCAGATACCGCAGAAGATCGCCGGCGCGATGCTGGAGGCCGGCTTCGGCAAGATCATGTTCCTGATCGTGGTGAACCTGATCCTGTTGATCGGCGGACAGTTCATGGAGCCTTCGGGCCTGATCGTGATCGTGGCGCCGCTGGTGTTCCCCATCGCCATCGAACTGGGGGTGGACCCGATCCATCTGGGCATCATCATGGTGGTGAACATGGAAATCGGGATGATCACGCCACCGGTGGGGCTGAACCTGTTCGTCACCTCGGGCGTGGCGGGGATGCCGATGATGCGGGTTGTGAAGGCCGCGCTGCCGTTTCTTGGCGTGCTGTTCGTCTTCCTGATCCTTGTAACCTATGTGCCGTGGCTATCGACATGGTTGCCCACCAGCCTGATGGGGCCAGAGATCATAACGAACTGA
- the tpiA gene encoding triose-phosphate isomerase, which yields MRKKLAAGNWKMNGTGKSLEEVVQLSMDYMTSNIDILICPPATLIERMLHTAVDSAVAVGGQDCHAKPSGAHTGDISAEMLKDAGATYVILGHSERRTDHAETDAVVRAKTEAALAEGLVAVVCVGETEAQRDAGQTLAVIEAQLAGSLPDTGVDGKTVVVAYEPVWAIGTGRVPTLDQIAEVHDFMRAELTKRFGDDGNRIRLLYGGSVKPGNAAEIFAVSNVDGALVGGASLKAADFSAIIAALEAA from the coding sequence ATGCGCAAGAAGCTGGCGGCCGGAAACTGGAAGATGAACGGCACGGGCAAGTCGCTCGAAGAAGTGGTCCAGTTGTCGATGGACTACATGACCTCGAATATCGACATCCTGATCTGCCCGCCCGCCACGCTGATCGAACGCATGCTCCACACCGCCGTGGACAGCGCCGTCGCGGTTGGCGGTCAGGATTGCCACGCAAAACCCTCGGGCGCCCATACCGGCGACATCTCGGCAGAGATGCTGAAGGATGCCGGCGCGACCTATGTCATCCTCGGCCATTCCGAGCGGCGCACCGACCATGCAGAGACGGACGCCGTTGTCCGCGCCAAGACAGAGGCCGCACTGGCCGAGGGACTGGTGGCCGTGGTTTGCGTGGGCGAGACAGAGGCCCAGCGCGACGCGGGCCAGACACTGGCGGTGATCGAGGCGCAGCTTGCAGGCTCCCTTCCCGATACTGGCGTCGACGGCAAGACCGTGGTCGTCGCCTACGAACCGGTCTGGGCCATCGGCACCGGCCGGGTGCCCACGCTGGACCAGATCGCCGAGGTGCATGATTTCATGCGCGCGGAACTGACCAAACGGTTCGGCGACGATGGCAACCGGATCCGCCTGCTTTACGGTGGGTCGGTCAAACCGGGCAACGCCGCCGAGATCTTTGCGGTGTCCAATGTCGATGGCGCGCTGGTGGGGGGTGCCTCGCTCAAGGCCGCCGATTTCTCCGCCATCATCGCGGCGCTGGAAGCGGCCTGA
- a CDS encoding ferredoxin--NADP reductase, with amino-acid sequence MNQQTAVTDTETKKKKALPDAQTVTEVRHYTDRLFYFRTTRPQTLRFRSGEFVMIGLPGDDGKPIMRAYSIASPSWDEGLDFYSIKVQDGPLTSRLQHIKEGDEIILRPKPVGTLVLDALLPGKRLWFLATGTGIAPFASLMRDPDTYERYDEVIMMHTCREVAELEFGRQLVESLPEDPLIGEFVGDKLKYYPTTTREESKWMGRVTDNLASGKVFADLGLDGTQMDPAIDRAMVCGSLDFNKDVMAIMEGWGLREGANSEPAEYVVEKAFVG; translated from the coding sequence ATGAACCAGCAGACTGCCGTGACCGACACCGAGACCAAGAAAAAGAAGGCCCTGCCCGACGCACAGACCGTGACCGAGGTACGCCACTACACCGACCGTCTGTTCTATTTCCGCACGACGCGCCCGCAGACGCTGCGCTTCCGTTCGGGAGAGTTCGTGATGATTGGCCTGCCCGGCGACGACGGCAAACCGATCATGCGCGCCTATTCCATCGCCTCGCCGTCCTGGGACGAGGGGCTGGATTTCTACTCGATCAAGGTGCAGGACGGCCCGCTGACCTCCCGCCTGCAGCACATCAAGGAAGGCGACGAGATCATCCTGCGACCCAAGCCCGTTGGCACGCTTGTCCTTGACGCGCTTCTGCCCGGCAAGCGTCTGTGGTTCCTCGCCACCGGCACCGGCATCGCCCCCTTCGCCAGCCTGATGCGCGACCCCGACACCTATGAGCGGTATGACGAAGTCATCATGATGCACACCTGCCGCGAGGTGGCGGAACTGGAATTCGGCCGGCAACTGGTCGAAAGCCTGCCCGAGGATCCGCTGATCGGGGAATTCGTCGGCGACAAGCTGAAATACTACCCCACCACCACCCGTGAAGAATCCAAGTGGATGGGCCGGGTGACCGACAACCTCGCCTCGGGCAAGGTCTTTGCCGATCTGGGGCTGGACGGCACGCAGATGGACCCGGCGATCGACCGCGCGATGGTCTGCGGCTCGCTGGACTTCAACAAGGACGTGATGGCGATCATGGAAGGCTGGGGCCTGCGCGAGGGCGCCAATTCCGAGCCCGCCGAATACGTGGTCGAGAAGGCCTTCGTCGGCTGA
- a CDS encoding DUF1428 domain-containing protein, with protein MPYVDGFVAAVPDERKDAYIAYAKAVWPLFREFGASAAWECWGDDVPDGELTSFALAVKAEPGETVVFSWTIWPDKATRDAGWGRMMEDPRMAELGEMPFDGKRMIYGGFQPILRMGESLAG; from the coding sequence GTGCCGTATGTTGACGGATTCGTGGCTGCTGTGCCGGATGAGCGGAAGGACGCCTATATCGCCTATGCCAAAGCGGTATGGCCATTGTTCCGGGAGTTTGGGGCCAGCGCCGCCTGGGAATGCTGGGGGGATGACGTGCCGGATGGAGAATTGACCTCATTCGCGCTGGCCGTGAAGGCGGAGCCGGGCGAGACGGTCGTATTCTCGTGGACGATCTGGCCGGACAAGGCGACACGCGACGCGGGATGGGGCCGGATGATGGAAGATCCGCGCATGGCAGAGCTGGGCGAGATGCCCTTTGACGGAAAGCGCATGATCTATGGCGGGTTCCAGCCGATCCTGCGTATGGGAGAGTCGTTGGCGGGCTGA
- a CDS encoding Crp/Fnr family transcriptional regulator: protein MADPSADMFGCADGLVSVFLDAGPSAARLAFVAHPGYWGGTIGTADGVPRRASLFARTPVTTLSVSLSHVEAMAREDGDTWRYVCMNAASHFDNLALLLLANVHQNNDVRVMITLRRLYDFNDGERNFPVSQSEIAEMAGLSRNSVNRSIGRLVAQGLIEAGYGWLRITDPDGIKAALNRAHLPFWTSKDAKQA from the coding sequence ATGGCCGATCCGTCGGCCGACATGTTCGGCTGCGCAGACGGGCTCGTCTCCGTGTTCCTCGATGCGGGTCCGTCGGCGGCGCGCCTCGCCTTCGTTGCCCATCCGGGGTACTGGGGCGGGACGATCGGCACGGCCGATGGCGTGCCGCGGCGCGCCAGTCTGTTTGCGCGCACGCCGGTCACGACCCTGTCTGTGTCCCTGTCCCATGTCGAGGCCATGGCCCGCGAAGATGGTGACACATGGCGCTATGTCTGCATGAATGCGGCCAGTCACTTCGACAACCTCGCGCTCTTACTTCTTGCGAATGTACACCAGAATAATGACGTCCGTGTGATGATCACGCTGCGCCGCCTTTACGATTTCAATGACGGAGAGCGGAACTTCCCAGTCAGCCAGTCCGAGATTGCGGAAATGGCGGGCCTGTCGCGGAACTCGGTGAACCGTTCGATCGGGCGGCTGGTGGCACAAGGCCTGATCGAGGCCGGGTATGGCTGGCTGCGGATTACCGACCCCGACGGGATCAAAGCAGCGCTCAACCGGGCGCATCTGCCGTTCTGGACATCGAAGGACGCCAAACAGGCCTGA
- a CDS encoding iron-sulfur cluster assembly accessory protein, producing the protein MFGTPGNPPVTLTPAAAAQVAKLMGKQNAAALRIGVKKGGCAGMEYTMDYVADLDPLDEVVEQDGARVAIAPMAQMFLFGTQIDYETSLLESAFKFRNPNVVDACGCGESIKFKDIDETTEG; encoded by the coding sequence ATGTTCGGCACCCCCGGAAATCCGCCCGTCACACTGACCCCCGCCGCGGCGGCGCAGGTCGCGAAGCTCATGGGCAAGCAAAACGCGGCCGCCCTGCGTATCGGCGTCAAGAAAGGCGGCTGTGCGGGGATGGAATACACGATGGACTATGTCGCCGACCTCGATCCGCTGGACGAGGTGGTGGAACAGGACGGCGCGCGGGTCGCCATCGCGCCCATGGCGCAGATGTTCCTTTTCGGGACACAGATCGATTACGAGACCTCGTTGCTTGAATCGGCATTCAAGTTCCGCAACCCCAACGTGGTGGATGCCTGCGGTTGCGGCGAATCGATCAAGTTCAAGGACATCGACGAGACCACCGAAGGCTGA
- a CDS encoding TRAP transporter small permease produces the protein MSASYRPKTVLGRLVHAFEETVIATLLGLMVLVTFVNVVLRYGFNTGLIWGLEVTLALFAWLVLFGIAYGFKITMHLGVDALLNTVTSRARRVLSLIALAICIAYAALLMKGAYDYWAPFANLAPTTGRWFPTGFEEMKPWDYRGYVPTERVPMPEILRGPIEFLFLPEGEDPYEKLPVAVPYTMIPVAVALMLYRLIQVGIRIVTGRQQGLIVSHEAEDAVAETAAEQGH, from the coding sequence ATGAGCGCATCTTACCGGCCGAAAACCGTGCTCGGGCGTCTTGTGCACGCCTTCGAGGAGACGGTGATCGCGACGCTTCTTGGGCTGATGGTGCTGGTCACCTTCGTCAATGTGGTGCTGCGCTACGGATTCAACACCGGGCTGATCTGGGGGCTGGAGGTCACGCTGGCCTTGTTTGCATGGCTGGTGCTGTTCGGCATCGCCTATGGGTTCAAGATCACCATGCATCTGGGCGTGGATGCGCTGTTGAACACGGTCACATCGCGCGCCCGTCGGGTGTTGTCCCTGATCGCGCTGGCCATCTGTATCGCCTATGCGGCCCTGTTGATGAAGGGCGCCTATGACTACTGGGCGCCGTTTGCGAACCTTGCCCCCACCACGGGCCGGTGGTTCCCTACCGGCTTTGAAGAGATGAAACCGTGGGACTATCGCGGTTATGTGCCGACAGAACGCGTGCCGATGCCGGAAATCCTGCGCGGCCCCATCGAATTTCTGTTCCTCCCCGAAGGCGAGGACCCGTATGAAAAGCTGCCCGTGGCGGTGCCTTACACGATGATCCCGGTGGCCGTCGCACTGATGCTTTATCGCCTGATCCAGGTTGGCATCCGGATCGTGACGGGCCGCCAGCAGGGCCTGATCGTCAGCCATGAGGCCGAAGACGCGGTCGCCGAAACTGCTGCAGAACAGGGGCACTGA
- a CDS encoding globin-coupled sensor protein: protein MKKRKPARLWAYELKGDTRAMVREVGQMVVPHLDEVLADFYDTVSNTPDWAGYFTKEGLRDHAKKKQKEHWTRMFMDDFTQDYFASAERVGKVHFKIGLPISHYVASYSRVSLRLQGIVLKKCQPRFGVFGSKDPTKLIDALSRVLMLDTEIAVTAFHEAQSDAYAERQEELGKRFQDDVGNFVEILGSSMRQLGEAAGGMTTEIGHARQGAGSLSDSASQIATSAQSVASAIEQLSASISQITNDVNNAATAASSASETAVTSSSQAEALQSAAEEIGEVVNLISEIAKQTNLLAVNATVEASRAGEAGKGFAVVAYEVKALAGRITEATGSITERIQRIQSETDEIASRISGIGDSVGRVQSFSESIRVAVEEQRHAAQQISQHAEATATSTNEMAQMIHDVSARVDRSGDTSYTLKEAVTTVSGEAVSLSERVRNFLSSMTAA from the coding sequence ATGAAGAAGCGCAAACCAGCCCGTCTTTGGGCCTATGAATTGAAGGGCGATACGCGGGCAATGGTCCGTGAGGTTGGCCAGATGGTCGTCCCCCATCTCGACGAAGTTCTCGCCGACTTCTACGACACGGTCTCCAACACGCCGGACTGGGCGGGGTATTTCACGAAAGAGGGTTTGCGCGACCACGCCAAGAAGAAGCAGAAAGAGCACTGGACGCGAATGTTCATGGACGACTTTACCCAGGACTATTTCGCGAGTGCCGAGCGGGTCGGGAAGGTGCATTTCAAGATCGGCCTGCCGATCAGCCACTACGTCGCCTCCTATTCCCGGGTCAGCCTCCGTCTGCAGGGGATCGTCCTGAAGAAATGCCAGCCGCGCTTCGGGGTCTTCGGCAGCAAGGATCCGACCAAGCTGATCGACGCGCTGTCGCGTGTCCTGATGCTCGATACTGAAATCGCGGTGACGGCCTTCCACGAGGCGCAGTCCGACGCCTATGCCGAACGGCAAGAGGAACTGGGCAAGCGTTTTCAGGATGATGTCGGCAACTTCGTTGAAATTCTCGGCTCGTCCATGCGCCAACTCGGCGAAGCGGCCGGCGGCATGACAACCGAAATCGGCCATGCCCGTCAGGGCGCTGGGTCACTTTCCGACAGCGCCTCCCAGATCGCGACCAGCGCGCAATCTGTGGCCTCGGCGATCGAGCAACTCTCGGCCTCGATCTCGCAGATCACGAATGACGTCAACAATGCCGCGACGGCCGCGTCCAGTGCATCGGAAACCGCCGTCACCTCCTCATCGCAGGCCGAAGCCCTGCAATCGGCGGCCGAGGAAATCGGCGAAGTGGTAAACCTGATCTCGGAAATCGCCAAGCAGACCAACCTGCTTGCGGTCAACGCGACGGTCGAGGCATCGCGCGCAGGCGAGGCCGGCAAAGGCTTTGCCGTCGTCGCCTATGAGGTCAAGGCGCTGGCCGGACGGATCACCGAAGCCACCGGATCGATCACCGAGCGCATCCAGCGCATCCAGAGCGAAACCGATGAAATCGCGTCGCGTATCTCGGGCATCGGTGACAGCGTCGGGCGGGTCCAGAGCTTCTCTGAAAGCATCCGCGTCGCCGTGGAAGAACAGCGGCACGCCGCCCAGCAAATCTCCCAGCATGCGGAGGCGACCGCAACCAGCACCAACGAGATGGCGCAGATGATCCACGATGTCAGCGCCCGCGTCGACCGCTCTGGCGATACGTCCTACACGCTGAAAGAGGCTGTCACGACCGTCTCGGGCGAGGCCGTTTCGCTGTCGGAGCGGGTCCGGAACTTCCTGAGTTCGATGACGGCCGCCTGA
- a CDS encoding TRAP transporter substrate-binding protein: protein MKFLTAAAAAAALTFSAGAGLAQCDDGEIVIKFSHVTNTDRHPKGIAATLLAERVNTEMNGTACMEVYPNSTLYNDDQVLEAMLNGDVHMAAPSLSKFEKYTKQFRIFDLPFMFKNVDAVNAFQASDIGQAMKESMARRGLLGLAFWHNGMKQFSANKPLVMPEDAAGLKFRVQTSDVLVAQMEALKASPQPMAFSEVYGALQTGVVDGQENTWSNIYGQKFFEVQDGTTETNHGILDYLVVTSVEWWDGLDPAVRDQLATLIAEVTETRNAESEAVNQEAKQAIIAAGGVVRQLTPEQREAWVEAMKPVWTKFEGDVGTDNIAAAQEINAQH from the coding sequence ATGAAATTTCTGACTGCGGCCGCCGCCGCCGCGGCGCTGACCTTTTCGGCCGGCGCCGGCCTTGCACAATGTGACGATGGCGAAATCGTCATCAAGTTCAGCCATGTGACCAATACCGACCGTCATCCCAAGGGGATCGCGGCGACTCTTCTGGCCGAGCGGGTCAACACCGAGATGAACGGCACCGCCTGCATGGAGGTCTATCCGAACTCCACGCTCTACAACGACGACCAGGTGTTGGAGGCGATGCTGAACGGCGATGTGCACATGGCCGCGCCGTCGCTCTCGAAATTCGAAAAGTATACGAAGCAGTTTCGCATCTTCGACCTGCCGTTCATGTTCAAGAACGTCGACGCGGTGAACGCCTTCCAGGCCTCTGACATCGGTCAGGCGATGAAGGAATCGATGGCCCGCCGCGGTCTGCTGGGCCTTGCCTTCTGGCACAACGGCATGAAGCAGTTCTCGGCCAACAAGCCGTTGGTGATGCCCGAAGACGCCGCCGGCCTGAAATTCCGGGTTCAGACCTCTGACGTTCTGGTCGCGCAGATGGAGGCGCTGAAGGCCAGCCCGCAGCCGATGGCCTTTTCCGAGGTCTACGGCGCGCTGCAAACCGGCGTTGTCGATGGGCAGGAGAACACCTGGTCGAACATCTACGGCCAGAAGTTCTTCGAGGTGCAGGACGGCACCACCGAGACCAATCACGGCATCCTCGACTATCTCGTCGTGACCTCGGTCGAGTGGTGGGACGGGCTTGACCCGGCGGTCCGCGATCAACTCGCAACGCTTATCGCCGAAGTGACCGAAACCCGGAACGCGGAATCCGAGGCGGTCAACCAGGAGGCCAAGCAGGCGATCATCGCGGCCGGCGGCGTGGTGCGCCAGTTGACGCCCGAACAGCGCGAGGCCTGGGTCGAGGCGATGAAGCCGGTCTGGACCAAGTTCGAGGGCGATGTCGGCACCGACAACATCGCCGCCGCGCAAGAGATCAACGCGCAGCACTGA
- the infC gene encoding translation initiation factor IF-3, which produces MARRPHNAPPTRETGPRVNDRIRAPEIRLIGAEGENVGVVKPARALELAQQAGLDLVEISPNATPPVCKIMDFGKFKYETQKREAEARKKQKIIEVKEVKFRPNTDTHDYDVKMRNVVRFLENGDKVKVTLRFRGREMAHQNLGRDLLERVAEDVKEIGKVENMPKMEGRQMIMMIGPLKS; this is translated from the coding sequence ATAGCTCGCAGACCGCACAACGCGCCCCCCACGCGCGAAACCGGACCCCGCGTCAACGACCGCATTCGCGCCCCTGAGATCCGCCTGATCGGCGCAGAAGGTGAAAATGTCGGCGTCGTGAAACCCGCCCGGGCCCTTGAACTGGCCCAGCAGGCCGGGCTTGACCTTGTCGAGATTTCCCCCAACGCCACACCGCCCGTCTGCAAGATCATGGACTTCGGCAAGTTCAAGTACGAGACGCAGAAACGCGAGGCCGAGGCGCGCAAGAAACAGAAGATCATCGAGGTCAAGGAGGTCAAGTTCCGCCCGAACACCGACACCCACGACTATGATGTCAAGATGCGCAACGTCGTGCGGTTTCTGGAAAACGGCGACAAGGTGAAGGTCACGCTGCGATTCCGCGGCCGCGAGATGGCGCACCAGAATCTTGGCCGTGACCTGCTGGAACGGGTCGCCGAGGACGTCAAGGAGATCGGCAAGGTCGAGAACATGCCGAAGATGGAAGGCCGACAGATGATCATGATGATCGGTCCCCTGAAATCCTGA
- a CDS encoding glycerophosphodiester phosphodiesterase family protein — protein sequence MTFPRLTATALLVASAMPALAADIEYGPRPAYLVDRMEDGPLKQKLAACLGQTPKRSDFSIGHRGAALMFPEHTRESYVAGARMGAGIVECDVTFTKDKELVCRHAQNDLATTTNILVTDLADTCVTPFTPAGGSTGAKAQCRTSELTLEQFQSLSPKMDAADKSATTPAAYQGGVADWRTTLYAGDATIMTHKDSIELFKALGVKFTPELKSPSVEMPFDGFSQQDYAQKMIDEYKAAGVPASDVFAQSFNLDDILYWIENEPDFGAQAVYLMDEYDIEGYDHMDPATWPNTMEELKGMGVNYIAPPMWMLVTEEDGEIVPSELAKQAKAAGLKMITWTLERSGPLASGGGWYFQSIEGVTDNDGVYFELLDVLAQDVGIVGMFSDWPATVTYYANCMGL from the coding sequence ATGACGTTCCCCCGCCTGACGGCAACCGCCCTGCTGGTGGCATCCGCGATGCCCGCCCTTGCCGCGGATATCGAGTACGGGCCACGCCCGGCCTACCTTGTCGACCGGATGGAAGACGGCCCGCTGAAGCAAAAGCTGGCCGCCTGCCTTGGCCAGACGCCGAAGCGCAGCGATTTTTCCATCGGCCACCGCGGCGCGGCGCTGATGTTCCCCGAACACACGCGCGAATCCTATGTCGCAGGGGCGCGAATGGGCGCAGGGATTGTCGAATGCGACGTGACCTTCACCAAGGACAAGGAACTGGTCTGCCGCCACGCCCAGAACGATCTGGCCACAACGACCAACATCCTGGTGACGGACCTCGCCGATACCTGTGTCACCCCGTTCACGCCCGCCGGCGGCTCTACCGGAGCAAAGGCCCAGTGCAGGACATCCGAACTGACGCTGGAGCAGTTCCAGTCGCTGTCGCCGAAGATGGATGCCGCCGACAAGTCCGCGACCACGCCGGCGGCCTATCAGGGCGGCGTCGCCGACTGGCGGACCACGCTTTACGCGGGCGACGCCACGATCATGACTCACAAGGACTCGATCGAATTGTTCAAGGCGCTGGGCGTGAAATTCACCCCGGAACTCAAGTCCCCCTCGGTCGAGATGCCTTTCGACGGCTTCAGCCAGCAGGACTACGCCCAGAAGATGATCGACGAATACAAGGCCGCTGGCGTTCCGGCCTCTGACGTCTTCGCGCAGTCCTTCAACCTCGACGACATCCTCTACTGGATCGAGAATGAGCCGGACTTCGGCGCGCAGGCCGTGTACCTGATGGATGAATACGACATCGAAGGTTACGACCACATGGACCCGGCCACATGGCCGAACACGATGGAAGAACTCAAGGGCATGGGCGTGAACTACATCGCTCCGCCGATGTGGATGCTGGTGACCGAGGAAGACGGCGAGATCGTGCCCTCTGAACTGGCCAAGCAAGCCAAGGCCGCCGGCCTGAAGATGATCACATGGACGCTGGAACGCTCCGGCCCGCTGGCCAGCGGGGGCGGCTGGTACTTCCAGTCGATCGAGGGTGTCACCGACAATGACGGTGTCTATTTCGAACTGCTCGACGTTCTGGCGCAGGATGTCGGCATCGTTGGCATGTTCTCCGACTGGCCGGCGACCGTGACCTATTACGCCAACTGCATGGGCCTTTGA